The sequence CGGGACGCCCGTTCCTGGTGCTCTCCACCCGGCGCCGCACCCCCTCCTCGGTGAGGCGGCCGCGGAAGAACTCGGTGTCCACGACCAGTCCGGGGGAGACCACGTTGGCGGTGACGCCGCGCGGGCCGAGCTCGGCGGCCAGGTCGGCGGTCCACGCCTCCACCGCGGCCTTGGCGGCGCCGTACGAGCCGGAGCCGGTGCCCCGGGCCGCGATCGAGCCGATCGTGACGATCCGGCCGCCGTCGGCCAGCCGGGGGGTCAGCGCGCTCGTGACCAGCACGGCCGACATCAGGTTGGCGTTGAGGTTGGCCCACCAGCTCTCGGCCACGTCCATCAGGTCGTCGCCGTCCGGTGCGCGGTCCAGGTTGGTGTTGCCGCCCGCGTTGTTGACCAGCACGTCCACCCGGTCCGGCAGCCGCTCCAGGGCCTCGCCCACCGCGACCGGGTTGGCCGCGTTGAACGCCACGTGGGACACGCCCAGCCTGTCGGCGGTCTCCTTGAGCACCTGCTCCCGCCGCCCGGTGATGGTAACCCGGTCCCCGTGAGCGGCGAACGCCGCCGCGACGGCGGCCCCGATCCCGGTGCCCCCGCCCGTCACCACAATCTCACGCATCGCCCTTAACT comes from Streptosporangium roseum DSM 43021 and encodes:
- a CDS encoding SDR family NAD(P)-dependent oxidoreductase, coding for MREIVVTGGGTGIGAAVAAAFAAHGDRVTITGRREQVLKETADRLGVSHVAFNAANPVAVGEALERLPDRVDVLVNNAGGNTNLDRAPDGDDLMDVAESWWANLNANLMSAVLVTSALTPRLADGGRIVTIGSIAARGTGSGSYGAAKAAVEAWTADLAAELGPRGVTANVVSPGLVVDTEFFRGRLTEEGVRRRVESTRNGRPGTPDDVAATVRFLASPEARHITGQVVHVNGGAYLGR